In the genome of Dermacentor silvarum isolate Dsil-2018 chromosome 1, BIME_Dsil_1.4, whole genome shotgun sequence, one region contains:
- the LOC119465004 gene encoding AN1-type zinc finger protein 1-like isoform X3, translating into MSEIMAELPQLGKHCHVESCNRLDFLPFECVHCKKTFCVSHNPVNSSDHRTSDAHVCDQVQTHILTDKEAKCSRTGTLFGCTFSECTQKELTPIACGLCAANFCVRHRHAQDHKCKCLPSQSEHMPLTTKVVQKILESKKPVEKPMSSKASISPTAQKVKLMKMKMHAAGEKNVPLADRVYFEVYFPKGHKLWTVGRAIDSTAIIEKLPNQNNRLTEKRLLLFHASTLKALGVSDSFETLLNSKLLNEAETLVLEYVPPNCDSLAADYHFEET; encoded by the exons ATGAGTGAAATTATGGCAGAACTACCTCAGCTGGGTAAACACTGTCACGTGGAATCATGCAATCGATTAG ATTTTTTACCTTTTGAGTGTGTGCACTGCAAGAAAACGTTTTG TGTTTCACACAACCCTGTCAACAGCAGTGACCATCGTACGTCGGATGCGCATGTGTGCGATCAAGTGCAG ACCCACATTCTTACTGACAAAGAGGCCAAGTGCAGTAGGACTGGAACACTTTTCGGATGCACATTTAGTGAGTGCACACAAAAGGAGCTGACTCCGATAGCCTGTGGACTCTGCGCAGCTAATTTCTGCGTGCGGCACCGCCACGCTCAGGACCACAAATGCAAATGCCTCCCATCACAATCGGAGCACATGCCCCTTACCACAAAGGTGGTCCAGAAAATATTAG AGTCAAAGAAGCCAGTTGAAAAACCCATGTCAAGCAAAGCAAGCATATCTCCAACTGCACAGAAGGTGAAACTGATGAAAATGAAGATGCATGCTGCTGGTGAAAAAAATGTCCCCCTTGCCGACAGGGTGTATTTTGAAGTATACTTCCCAAAAGGTCACAAG TTATGGACAGTGGGGAGAGCAATTGACAGCACTGCTATAATTGAGAAACTTCCAAACCAGAACAACAGGCTGACCGAAAAG AGATTGCTGCTGTTCCATGCAAGTACCTTGAAGGCACTTGGTGTGAGCGACAGCTTTGAGACACTGTTGAACTCCAAGCTCCTCAATGAAGCAGAAACATTAGTTCTTGAATATGTTCCTCCAAACTGTGATTCATTGGCAGCTGACTATCATTTTGAGGAAACTTGA
- the LOC119465066 gene encoding periodic tryptophan protein 1 homolog, giving the protein MNFVPCVAWVPRGVAKANPEKVKLLSEQLKELIEKGQQKNDNKNVDGDGDLEDGNEGACEDDITAKYGLDTYDDEDSAAQMGNLAELAVYANNADDPYLDPQDGEDSEEEIDDFTIRSTDNLIAVARVDEDTCATIEVYVNNHQEEHLYVHHDIMLPAYPLCLEWMNFDPADANPGNYLAVGDMTPVISVWDLDLVDTLEPAYKLGKKAKKKKATGAKATMRHSDAVLSLSWNKQVRHLLASGSADNKALVWDLDTGIPARCLSAHKEKVQSVAWHPFESHTMLTGACDSTVKLWDCRNTDASFKSWTVDGEVEKVLWNHFDPFYFYVSTDSGFVYGFDARTDQAVFTLSAHSKGVTGMALSAYCPGCLVTASEDKTLKVWDVLDHKPVFLFEKEGLNVGSVLTLASSPDEPFVIAIGGDNKSLGFAVVDLKEWTALNCFEGRKLLRAEVQTDDMETDAPSGALGGLSLDN; this is encoded by the coding sequence ATGAATTTTGTCCCGTGTGTTGCCTGGGTTCCTCGAGGAGTAGCCAAGGCAAATCCCGAGAAAGTAAAATTACTCAGCGAGCAGCTCAAGGAGCTGATAGAAAAAGGTCAACAGAAAAACGACAACAAAAATGTGGACGGCGACGGCGACTTGGAAGACGGTAACGAAGGAGCGTGTGAAGATGACATTACGGCAAAGTACGGTCTGGATACGTATGATGATgaagacagtgcggcgcaaatgGGTAATCTGGCTGAACTTGCTGTGTACGCAAACAACGCAGACGACCCCTACCTGGACCCTCAAGACGGGGAAGATAGTGAAGAAGAAATAGACGACTTCACTATAAGGTCTACCGACAACTTGATTGCAGTGGCACGTGTGGATGAAGATACGTGCGCTACAATTGAGGTATACGTCAACAACCACCAGGAAGAGCACCTTTATGTACACCATGACATAATGCTGCCTGCTTATCCGCTGTGCTTAGAATGGATGAATTTTGACCCAGCGGACGCGAATCCTGGCAATTACTTAGCCGTGGGGGACATGACTCCTGTGATCAGCGTTTGGGACTTGGACCTTGTTGACACCTTGGAGCCTGCGTACAAGTTAGGcaagaaagcgaaaaagaaaaaggcaactGGCGCCAAGGCAACAATGAGGCACAGTGATGCCGTCCTGAGCCTGTCGTGGAATAAGCAAGTTAGGCATTTGCTTGCCAGTGGATCTGCTGACAACAAAGCACTCGTGTGGGACTTGGACACGGGTATTCCGGCTAGGTGCCTCTCGGCGCACAAAGAGAAGGTTCAATCTGTTGCTTGGCATCCCTTTGAAAGTCACACTATGCTAACTGGTGCATGCGACAGTACAGTCAAGCTTTGGGACTGCCGAAATACCGACGCCAGCTTCAAGTCGTGGACTGTTGATGGTGAAGTAGAGAAAGTCTTGTGGAACCACTTTGATCCATTTTACTTCTATGTTAGCACAGACAGTGGGTTTGTGTATGGTTTTGATGCCCGTACAGACCAAGCCGTATTCACCCTCTCGGCCCACAGCAAGGGTGTCACTGGCATGGCACTGAGTGCATACTGCCCAGGATGTCTTGTCACAGCATCTGAAGACAAAACGTTGAAGGTGTGGGACGTATTGGATCACAAACCAGTGTTTTTATTTGAAAAAGAGGGGTTGAATGTCGGGTCTGTGCTTACATTAGCCAGCTCCCCAGATGAACCCTTTGTAATAGCCATTGGAGGAGACAACAAATCACTTGGATTTGCAGTGGTTGACCTCAAAGAATGGACTGCTTTAAACTGCTTTGAAGGTCGGAAGTTGTTGAGAGCAGAAGTGCAGACAGATGATATGGAGACAGATGCACCTTCAGGAGCACTTGGTGGCCTTTCACTTGACAATTAA
- the LOC119465004 gene encoding AN1-type zinc finger protein 1-like isoform X1: MSEIMAELPQLGKHCHVESCNRLDFLPFECVHCKKTFCVSHNPVNSSDHRTSDAHVCDQVQTHILTDKEAKCSRTGTLFGCTFSECTQKELTPIACGLCAANFCVRHRHAQDHKCKCLPSQSEHMPLTTKVVQKILESKKPVEKPMSSKASISPTAQKVKLMKMKMHAAGEKNVPLADRVYFEVYFPKGHKVRSKPYHFSKLWTVGRAIDSTAIIEKLPNQNNRLTEKRLLLFHASTLKALGVSDSFETLLNSKLLNEAETLVLEYVPPNCDSLAADYHFEET; the protein is encoded by the exons ATGAGTGAAATTATGGCAGAACTACCTCAGCTGGGTAAACACTGTCACGTGGAATCATGCAATCGATTAG ATTTTTTACCTTTTGAGTGTGTGCACTGCAAGAAAACGTTTTG TGTTTCACACAACCCTGTCAACAGCAGTGACCATCGTACGTCGGATGCGCATGTGTGCGATCAAGTGCAG ACCCACATTCTTACTGACAAAGAGGCCAAGTGCAGTAGGACTGGAACACTTTTCGGATGCACATTTAGTGAGTGCACACAAAAGGAGCTGACTCCGATAGCCTGTGGACTCTGCGCAGCTAATTTCTGCGTGCGGCACCGCCACGCTCAGGACCACAAATGCAAATGCCTCCCATCACAATCGGAGCACATGCCCCTTACCACAAAGGTGGTCCAGAAAATATTAG AGTCAAAGAAGCCAGTTGAAAAACCCATGTCAAGCAAAGCAAGCATATCTCCAACTGCACAGAAGGTGAAACTGATGAAAATGAAGATGCATGCTGCTGGTGAAAAAAATGTCCCCCTTGCCGACAGGGTGTATTTTGAAGTATACTTCCCAAAAGGTCACAAGGTTCGCTCAAAGCCCTATCATTTTTCCAAG TTATGGACAGTGGGGAGAGCAATTGACAGCACTGCTATAATTGAGAAACTTCCAAACCAGAACAACAGGCTGACCGAAAAG AGATTGCTGCTGTTCCATGCAAGTACCTTGAAGGCACTTGGTGTGAGCGACAGCTTTGAGACACTGTTGAACTCCAAGCTCCTCAATGAAGCAGAAACATTAGTTCTTGAATATGTTCCTCCAAACTGTGATTCATTGGCAGCTGACTATCATTTTGAGGAAACTTGA
- the LOC119465004 gene encoding AN1-type zinc finger protein 1-like isoform X2 — MSEIMAELPQLGKHCHVESCNRLDFLPFECVHCKKTFCSDHRTSDAHVCDQVQTHILTDKEAKCSRTGTLFGCTFSECTQKELTPIACGLCAANFCVRHRHAQDHKCKCLPSQSEHMPLTTKVVQKILESKKPVEKPMSSKASISPTAQKVKLMKMKMHAAGEKNVPLADRVYFEVYFPKGHKVRSKPYHFSKLWTVGRAIDSTAIIEKLPNQNNRLTEKRLLLFHASTLKALGVSDSFETLLNSKLLNEAETLVLEYVPPNCDSLAADYHFEET, encoded by the exons ATGAGTGAAATTATGGCAGAACTACCTCAGCTGGGTAAACACTGTCACGTGGAATCATGCAATCGATTAG ATTTTTTACCTTTTGAGTGTGTGCACTGCAAGAAAACGTTTTG CAGTGACCATCGTACGTCGGATGCGCATGTGTGCGATCAAGTGCAG ACCCACATTCTTACTGACAAAGAGGCCAAGTGCAGTAGGACTGGAACACTTTTCGGATGCACATTTAGTGAGTGCACACAAAAGGAGCTGACTCCGATAGCCTGTGGACTCTGCGCAGCTAATTTCTGCGTGCGGCACCGCCACGCTCAGGACCACAAATGCAAATGCCTCCCATCACAATCGGAGCACATGCCCCTTACCACAAAGGTGGTCCAGAAAATATTAG AGTCAAAGAAGCCAGTTGAAAAACCCATGTCAAGCAAAGCAAGCATATCTCCAACTGCACAGAAGGTGAAACTGATGAAAATGAAGATGCATGCTGCTGGTGAAAAAAATGTCCCCCTTGCCGACAGGGTGTATTTTGAAGTATACTTCCCAAAAGGTCACAAGGTTCGCTCAAAGCCCTATCATTTTTCCAAG TTATGGACAGTGGGGAGAGCAATTGACAGCACTGCTATAATTGAGAAACTTCCAAACCAGAACAACAGGCTGACCGAAAAG AGATTGCTGCTGTTCCATGCAAGTACCTTGAAGGCACTTGGTGTGAGCGACAGCTTTGAGACACTGTTGAACTCCAAGCTCCTCAATGAAGCAGAAACATTAGTTCTTGAATATGTTCCTCCAAACTGTGATTCATTGGCAGCTGACTATCATTTTGAGGAAACTTGA